From Bacteroidales bacterium, one genomic window encodes:
- a CDS encoding MarR family winged helix-turn-helix transcriptional regulator encodes MSQSDNQPVKEFRRLLRRFERELFMQNSESCCNGVTLAQCHTLLEIEDKGKESLTELSKTLGLDKSTISRTVDGLVNIGLVNRSIPAENRRMATLQLTESGENICHTINCSNDRYFEKTLEVLSDKETGELIRLMTLVINRMIELRTKGSAD; translated from the coding sequence ATGTCACAATCAGATAACCAGCCGGTTAAAGAATTCAGAAGGCTCCTGCGCCGCTTCGAAAGGGAGTTATTCATGCAGAACAGCGAGTCGTGTTGTAACGGGGTGACCCTTGCCCAGTGCCACACGCTATTGGAGATTGAGGACAAAGGCAAAGAATCGCTTACTGAACTATCTAAAACATTAGGCCTTGATAAAAGCACTATAAGCAGGACCGTGGACGGGCTTGTGAATATCGGCCTCGTTAACCGGTCCATTCCAGCCGAAAACAGGCGCATGGCAACACTTCAGCTAACGGAATCGGGGGAAAACATTTGTCACACCATTAACTGTTCAAACGACAGGTATTTTGAAAAGACTCTTGAAGTGCTGTCTGACAAGGAAACCGGCGAATTAATCCGGCTGATGACCCTTGTGATTAACCGCATGATCGAATTGCGAACAAAAGGATCTGCAGATTAA
- a CDS encoding MATE family efflux transporter — MYSSDYRINTSLKQLVQLALPVIATSFMSMAYNFINMIFVGRLGSDAVAAVGSAGFFMNLSWGISSLLTVGAGIKVSHSIGEKNIQLSRSYVRSGLQVIILIAVFYYLILVAASKHLIHVIGLNNPQIEDSAAEYLVIIGLNILFNFQNLFFTSVFIGYGDSKTSFRINSTAVVLNMILDPVLIFIAGLGIKGAAIGTVLSQAVATVLFYRKLFQRPELNPRGVAFRNDLLKKIFMLGISPTIQRVSFTIIAISMARIISGWGPAAIAVQKVGIQIEAISYMTAGGFMSALSSISGKAYGARNFDKQWRVFCAGMVLAVIIGLFTSMILIAFPGTLFSLFLNDAKSLSMGREYLVILGYSQLFMCLELMATGAFFGWGKTNIPAITGITLTLLRIPMALAFIHFWRHSLSSVWWSISISSMAKGIILVALFIFLFKYFIRNQQSFSYETKLLHSGSTNPKSEKN, encoded by the coding sequence ATGTATTCAAGTGATTACCGGATTAATACCAGCCTGAAACAGTTGGTTCAATTGGCTCTGCCGGTCATAGCCACTTCATTCATGTCGATGGCCTATAATTTTATCAATATGATATTTGTTGGCCGGCTTGGAAGTGATGCTGTTGCTGCGGTTGGTTCTGCCGGATTCTTTATGAATTTAAGCTGGGGAATTTCTTCGCTTCTGACAGTAGGTGCCGGCATTAAAGTATCCCATTCAATAGGTGAAAAAAATATCCAGCTCTCGCGAAGTTATGTAAGGAGCGGACTCCAGGTAATTATTCTGATTGCCGTCTTCTATTATCTCATCCTGGTTGCTGCCTCAAAGCACCTGATTCATGTCATCGGGCTGAATAATCCCCAAATTGAAGATTCTGCTGCGGAATACCTGGTAATAATCGGGTTAAATATCCTGTTCAACTTTCAGAATTTGTTCTTTACCAGCGTCTTCATTGGTTATGGAGACAGCAAAACATCGTTTCGAATCAATTCAACCGCGGTGGTATTGAATATGATTCTTGATCCTGTATTAATTTTTATTGCCGGATTGGGAATAAAAGGTGCTGCCATAGGTACCGTTTTATCCCAGGCCGTCGCCACCGTTCTTTTTTACCGAAAGCTTTTCCAAAGGCCTGAATTAAACCCGCGAGGTGTGGCTTTTAGGAATGACCTCCTGAAAAAAATCTTCATGCTGGGAATCAGTCCTACCATACAACGGGTATCTTTTACAATCATTGCCATAAGCATGGCCCGGATAATCAGCGGATGGGGCCCGGCCGCCATAGCCGTTCAAAAAGTAGGCATACAAATTGAAGCCATCTCCTATATGACAGCCGGAGGTTTTATGTCCGCCCTGTCTTCAATCTCAGGGAAAGCTTATGGAGCCCGAAATTTTGACAAGCAATGGAGGGTGTTTTGTGCCGGGATGGTGTTGGCAGTAATAATCGGACTCTTTACTTCAATGATCCTGATCGCTTTCCCAGGGACCTTGTTTTCACTATTTCTGAACGATGCAAAAAGCCTTTCCATGGGTCGTGAATATCTTGTAATTCTGGGGTATTCCCAATTATTCATGTGCCTTGAGCTGATGGCCACCGGCGCTTTCTTTGGCTGGGGAAAAACTAACATTCCCGCCATTACAGGAATAACATTGACCTTATTAAGAATTCCCATGGCCCTTGCCTTTATTCATTTCTGGCGTCACTCCCTGTCCTCTGTGTGGTGGAGCATCAGCATCAGCAGCATGGCCAAAGGAATTATTCTTGTCGCATTATTCATTTTCCTTTTTAAATATTTTATCAGGAATCAACAATCTTTCTCATATGAAACCAAACTGCTGCACAGCGGATCCACTAATCCGAAGTCCGAAAAAAATTAA
- the gshAB gene encoding bifunctional glutamate--cysteine ligase GshA/glutathione synthetase GshB: protein MQKTENSIIADDLQLSVSQVKGNSWLEGLFGIEKENLRVDPMGNLALTPHPKVFGDKLKHPFISTDFSESQIEMRTPPLPDIHQVMGFLQTIHDIVSVELNEEYLWPQSIPPVLPDSEKIPVARYDEEGKEAQAYREFLARKYGPKNQMFSGIHFNFSLSDRLLDMLYKNSHSDVSPDEFKDMIYLKAIRQLLRYRWLYVLLYGNSPVVDASMELSCKLDPGKVDHHVIGLSIRNSCFGYQNLGTLYPDYSTVPDYLKSVERMISEGKLASPKELYAPVRPKFTGNDSHISYIEIRFVDIDPLERTGIKEEALRFLHALTLFGILTDEPGEFDKPAQALANLQYGKVSLYGLDPSLIIHEQNGKSIDSWADAKLLIQSIRTTFGNAHITDANYFNAIDTAYNLACNPGKRPVFDVLEGILKIGYIPFHLQLAAKYLDDSKNHSYTFSGFTGLELSTQLLLREGIKRGVNFEILDLKENFVRFRKGDHIQYVKQATKTSLDDYASILAMENKMITKQILQENGVRTPEGNAYTDAGKAKADFSYYRGRAIVVKPNQTNFGIGITILKKNQDQEVYNRAVDIAFEKDNTILIEEFIGGKEFRIFVINDEVVGILHRVPANVKGDGKSTIRELVGLKNLDPLRGKGYVTPLEKIQLGEAETMFLALQQKDFDYIPAINETVFLRENSNISTGGDSIDYTDEIPESYKKIAVKAARALKVKITGLDMIIKDYTLEATEDNYAIIELNFNPAIHIHCHPYIGKNRKLNEKLMDALGY from the coding sequence ATGCAAAAAACCGAAAATTCAATAATAGCTGATGATCTCCAATTATCGGTTTCACAGGTTAAGGGAAATAGTTGGCTGGAAGGATTATTCGGTATAGAAAAAGAAAATTTACGGGTCGATCCGATGGGAAACCTGGCACTTACACCACATCCAAAAGTTTTTGGCGATAAGTTAAAGCATCCTTTTATTAGTACGGATTTTTCTGAAAGTCAGATTGAAATGAGAACCCCGCCTTTGCCGGATATTCATCAGGTGATGGGATTTCTTCAAACCATTCATGATATTGTGAGCGTTGAACTGAATGAAGAATACTTATGGCCCCAGAGCATCCCGCCGGTTTTACCGGATAGTGAGAAAATACCTGTTGCCCGGTATGATGAAGAAGGGAAGGAAGCACAGGCATACAGGGAATTTCTTGCCCGAAAATATGGTCCGAAGAACCAGATGTTTTCCGGAATTCATTTCAATTTCTCATTAAGCGACAGGTTGCTGGATATGCTCTATAAAAACAGCCATTCTGATGTTTCACCGGATGAATTTAAAGATATGATATATTTAAAAGCCATCCGGCAATTGCTGAGGTATCGATGGTTATATGTGCTTCTTTACGGAAACAGCCCGGTTGTTGATGCATCCATGGAGCTTTCCTGTAAACTTGATCCGGGCAAAGTTGACCATCATGTCATCGGACTTTCCATCCGGAACAGCTGCTTCGGCTATCAGAATCTGGGCACCCTGTATCCCGATTATTCAACGGTTCCGGATTACTTAAAAAGTGTGGAACGGATGATTTCAGAAGGAAAGCTTGCCTCGCCAAAGGAATTGTATGCACCGGTCCGTCCAAAATTTACCGGTAATGATTCCCATATTTCTTATATCGAAATCAGGTTTGTGGATATTGATCCTTTAGAAAGGACCGGGATCAAAGAAGAAGCGCTTCGGTTTTTGCATGCACTTACCTTGTTTGGAATTTTAACCGATGAACCCGGCGAATTTGACAAACCAGCCCAGGCGTTGGCAAATTTACAGTATGGCAAGGTTTCGCTTTACGGACTTGATCCTTCTTTAATCATACATGAGCAAAACGGAAAGTCAATTGATAGTTGGGCAGATGCGAAATTGCTGATCCAATCGATCCGGACAACATTCGGGAATGCACACATCACTGATGCCAATTATTTCAATGCAATTGACACCGCGTATAACCTGGCCTGCAATCCTGGAAAGAGGCCTGTATTTGATGTGCTGGAAGGTATATTGAAAATAGGTTATATCCCGTTTCATTTACAACTGGCGGCAAAATACCTTGATGATAGTAAAAACCACAGTTATACATTTTCAGGATTTACCGGCCTTGAATTATCAACGCAGCTCTTGTTGCGGGAGGGAATCAAAAGAGGTGTAAATTTTGAAATTCTTGACCTGAAGGAAAACTTTGTCCGATTCAGAAAGGGTGATCATATTCAATATGTAAAACAGGCAACGAAAACTTCACTTGATGACTATGCCAGCATATTGGCCATGGAGAATAAAATGATCACAAAACAGATTCTGCAGGAGAATGGAGTGAGGACGCCCGAAGGAAATGCTTACACGGATGCCGGCAAAGCAAAAGCCGATTTCAGTTATTACCGGGGAAGAGCGATAGTGGTAAAACCCAACCAGACCAATTTCGGAATCGGGATCACTATTCTGAAGAAAAACCAGGATCAGGAAGTATATAACAGGGCCGTCGACATTGCTTTTGAGAAGGACAATACCATACTCATTGAAGAATTCATCGGGGGCAAAGAATTCAGAATCTTTGTTATCAATGACGAGGTGGTGGGTATCTTGCATCGTGTACCGGCCAATGTTAAGGGGGATGGAAAATCGACCATTCGCGAACTTGTAGGCCTTAAAAACCTGGATCCGTTAAGGGGCAAAGGATATGTAACTCCATTGGAAAAGATTCAGCTTGGTGAAGCAGAAACTATGTTCCTGGCTTTGCAGCAGAAGGATTTTGATTACATTCCTGCAATCAATGAGACAGTTTTTCTGCGCGAGAATTCAAATATAAGCACAGGAGGTGACAGCATTGATTATACTGATGAAATACCAGAATCGTATAAAAAGATTGCGGTTAAAGCAGCCCGGGCGCTGAAAGTTAAGATAACGGGACTGGATATGATTATAAAGGATTATACTCTTGAGGCAACTGAAGATAATTATGCCATCATAGAACTAAACTTTAATCCGGCTATCCATATTCATTGTCATCCCTATATCGGGAAAAACAGGAAACTCAATGAGAAATTAATGGATGCCCTGGGATATTAG
- a CDS encoding RagB/SusD family nutrient uptake outer membrane protein, which produces MKNALKILLITATILTSAGCADFFDISDPKTLSTDNFPATLDQVDLVLTSSYAGAYSIGLYSFYWFPMGIYLFDHTTNTYGSYDERGSSMDNYTNIDSRYTTQMYVDLCKWANLSTTALEAINNYRETAPSGEQEELSYMTGQALFNRALAYWHSQIFFETDPAGLGFPIFDKVATDLQGMKRPRATVTDTWQFVIQDLETAVPLLTGYDDPNRASEWAAKGLLVKVYMQSLYIFPENKTKCKALMEDIFQNSGKQLASPDVYKDMFYGNEENEFNSESLYELGMTTNWNQSGPWAGYTTGSGMPMVMAPWYMDLYVRFRAGVEGAVDPLTKPYDVITTKKSSEWGNNFIHDANIRRFGFAGIDGDTMPRRTLNPDFLSNLPRSLHNYPYITSDPDYRDKCLALKNNKDLVDPRLMLCAGQPYVDTYINEKGDTTYYDRSHEVNNRPDLLTWQHRKFTNIRGVEMGPAETRGKNQSSDANYPIIRLADIYLLYAELIKDEDPALALEYINKVHRRAYGYSPDAACPYDYTSLTDRTRTFDENDPLAHDVLKYERWAELFAEGQWWWDVRRWKIGPSEAGYYKETRHGSITWTGDASYVQPIPQLELERNENMKQSQGYPGL; this is translated from the coding sequence ATGAAAAATGCACTTAAAATATTGCTGATTACGGCAACCATTCTCACATCGGCAGGATGTGCCGATTTCTTTGATATTTCCGATCCGAAAACCCTTTCGACTGACAATTTCCCGGCTACGCTGGACCAGGTTGACCTGGTACTTACATCCTCCTATGCCGGGGCATATAGCATCGGGCTATACAGCTTTTACTGGTTCCCGATGGGCATTTACCTTTTCGATCATACTACAAACACCTATGGTTCTTATGATGAAAGGGGATCCAGTATGGACAATTATACCAACATCGACAGCCGCTACACCACTCAAATGTATGTGGACCTTTGTAAATGGGCAAACCTGTCGACAACGGCCCTCGAAGCTATTAATAACTACAGGGAAACGGCCCCATCAGGTGAACAGGAAGAGCTCAGTTACATGACCGGGCAGGCACTCTTCAACCGTGCGCTGGCGTATTGGCACAGCCAGATCTTTTTTGAAACGGATCCTGCTGGCCTTGGTTTCCCGATCTTTGACAAGGTCGCCACCGATCTCCAGGGCATGAAACGGCCCAGGGCTACTGTTACGGATACCTGGCAATTTGTGATCCAAGATCTTGAAACAGCGGTGCCGCTGCTGACCGGGTATGATGACCCGAACCGGGCATCGGAGTGGGCGGCCAAAGGACTATTGGTTAAAGTTTACATGCAGTCGCTTTACATCTTCCCAGAAAATAAAACAAAATGCAAGGCGCTTATGGAAGACATTTTCCAGAACAGCGGAAAGCAGCTGGCATCGCCGGATGTGTACAAGGATATGTTTTACGGAAACGAAGAAAACGAATTCAATTCCGAATCCCTGTATGAACTGGGCATGACCACCAACTGGAACCAGAGCGGTCCGTGGGCGGGCTATACAACAGGCAGCGGCATGCCCATGGTTATGGCACCCTGGTACATGGATCTTTACGTCCGTTTCAGGGCCGGCGTGGAAGGCGCCGTGGATCCATTAACCAAACCCTATGATGTGATTACCACAAAGAAAAGCAGTGAATGGGGAAACAATTTTATCCATGATGCCAACATAAGACGCTTCGGGTTTGCAGGGATAGATGGGGACACCATGCCCAGGCGAACCCTGAATCCGGATTTTTTATCCAATCTGCCACGGTCGCTTCACAATTATCCATACATCACATCCGATCCGGATTACCGGGATAAGTGCCTTGCTTTAAAGAATAATAAAGACCTTGTTGATCCCCGCCTGATGCTTTGCGCAGGTCAACCTTACGTGGATACCTACATAAACGAAAAAGGCGATACAACCTATTATGACCGGTCGCACGAGGTAAATAACCGGCCTGACCTGCTGACATGGCAGCACCGGAAATTCACAAACATCAGGGGTGTTGAAATGGGACCGGCTGAAACACGCGGCAAGAACCAGAGCAGTGATGCCAATTATCCGATTATCAGGCTGGCCGATATCTACCTGCTGTACGCAGAACTCATAAAAGATGAAGATCCGGCCCTGGCCCTTGAATATATCAACAAGGTTCACAGGAGGGCATACGGTTATTCTCCCGATGCAGCTTGTCCGTATGACTATACAAGCCTGACGGATCGAACAAGAACATTTGATGAGAATGATCCACTTGCACATGATGTACTGAAATACGAACGCTGGGCGGAGCTGTTTGCCGAAGGGCAATGGTGGTGGGATGTAAGAAGATGGAAGATCGGGCCTTCTGAAGCCGGTTATTACAAGGAAACACGCCATGGCAGCATAACATGGACCGGTGATGCCTCATACGTTCAGCCCATTCCACAGCTCGAACTGGAAAGGAATGAGAATATGAAGCAGTCTCAGGGCTATCCGGGGCTGTAG
- a CDS encoding serine hydrolase, which yields MKYSILLLMFFSVLSCLKEEEFKKPFVSYEPKDLHDGWDISTPEAEGLNGEKLTGIYEDFHNRKDTWQVRSLLVFRNGKLLAESYTKDDHDITNPILVQSCTKQVISLLTGIAIEHGLFNSVTDSIKRYIPEVNLHKDKTGITIQHLLTMKSGIDFQNEGMKGNNFVLLQQKPSSLLEYILDLPMADKPGTKAMYKDCDAHLMAICIQKQAGQKTSDWAREVLFDPLAIKYLKWDCYRDGYTLGGHGIFTTPRELGKFGQLVLDSGSYKGQQIVSREWIREMTQVREQNVYGTQFGYFWRLDARRNWVMMMGHGGQLVCIVPEKTLIVVIIAEPLIQGEYQLSFSYNFGVVEHIISICN from the coding sequence ATGAAATATTCAATCCTTTTATTGATGTTTTTTTCGGTGTTATCCTGCTTAAAAGAAGAAGAGTTCAAAAAGCCGTTTGTCAGCTACGAGCCGAAAGATTTACATGATGGATGGGATATATCAACACCTGAAGCGGAAGGGTTGAATGGTGAAAAACTCACCGGCATATATGAAGATTTTCATAACCGGAAGGACACCTGGCAGGTACGGAGTCTCCTGGTTTTCAGAAACGGTAAGCTGCTGGCTGAAAGTTATACCAAAGATGACCATGATATCACAAACCCCATCCTGGTTCAAAGTTGTACAAAACAGGTAATCAGTCTGCTTACCGGCATTGCCATTGAACACGGACTTTTTAACAGTGTAACCGATTCAATCAAAAGATACATCCCTGAAGTCAACCTTCATAAAGACAAAACCGGAATAACCATTCAGCATTTGCTGACCATGAAATCAGGAATTGATTTTCAGAATGAGGGTATGAAAGGAAACAACTTTGTGTTGCTTCAGCAGAAACCTTCCAGCCTCCTGGAATACATTCTTGATCTTCCTATGGCCGATAAACCCGGAACCAAAGCGATGTACAAGGACTGCGATGCCCATCTCATGGCTATCTGCATTCAAAAACAGGCCGGGCAAAAGACATCGGACTGGGCAAGGGAAGTGCTTTTTGATCCGCTGGCGATAAAATATCTGAAATGGGATTGCTATCGCGACGGGTACACTCTTGGCGGCCATGGTATATTTACAACTCCCCGGGAACTGGGCAAATTCGGTCAACTGGTGCTCGACAGCGGCTCATACAAAGGTCAGCAGATTGTATCCCGCGAATGGATCAGGGAAATGACCCAGGTACGGGAGCAGAATGTGTATGGCACCCAGTTTGGCTATTTCTGGAGGCTGGATGCAAGGCGCAATTGGGTAATGATGATGGGACACGGCGGACAGCTGGTTTGCATTGTTCCGGAGAAGACGCTGATTGTTGTAATTATTGCAGAACCCCTTATCCAGGGAGAATATCAATTGTCATTCAGCTATAATTTTGGTGTGGTGGAACACATCATTTCAATCTGCAACTGA
- a CDS encoding helix-turn-helix transcriptional regulator: protein MELGNTIRKCRFEHNEMSQEELANEIGVTRQTIYAIEKGKFIPSALLAFKIARFFGKNVEEVFYIKNIPE, encoded by the coding sequence ATGGAACTAGGCAATACGATCCGTAAATGTCGGTTTGAGCATAACGAAATGTCACAGGAAGAATTGGCCAACGAAATCGGAGTTACCCGCCAAACGATTTATGCTATTGAGAAAGGTAAATTTATTCCTTCTGCCTTGCTGGCTTTTAAAATTGCCCGGTTTTTTGGTAAAAACGTCGAAGAAGTATTCTATATCAAGAATATACCTGAGTAA
- a CDS encoding ThuA domain-containing protein: protein MKKAFKVLMLLVFLCASAIISAAPSCKILVLTERGGQHGGFTDAALKWLTEKSKELNVEFTEINATKEINDEYLSGFKLIIQLDYPPYSWTRDAEKAFIRYIDEGRGGWIGFHHATLLGEFDGYPMWHWFSDFMGGIRFDNYIAAKADGVVRIEDATHPVMKGVSASFTIPDDEWYTFDRSPRPNVHVLANVDESTYTPASGIKMGDHPVIWTNPHKAARNVYFLMGHSQKLFESKDFSLMFSNAIRWASAGDPDNIPYSANYASAPRFKALVYYSEEVEEAHRIFAEQGVEFFHRLSYGEGYNLDVTKTLAGYTYEKLKEYDIVVMLNNAPSAQEERDAFQQYMENGGGWMGFHAAAYNDKDTHWPWFVNFMGGGVFYCNNWPPQPAKLSMDNGTHPVTKNLPGSFIAPESEWYQWDPSPRKNPDVEVLLSLSPDNYPIGIKDVVSFGDWPVVWTNRNYRMIYLNMGHGDDEFTDATQKLLFVNAFRWVVSRNKNGNPFLR from the coding sequence ATGAAAAAGGCTTTCAAAGTTTTGATGTTACTGGTTTTTCTTTGTGCAAGTGCTATCATTTCAGCCGCACCTTCCTGTAAAATCCTTGTGTTGACCGAGCGGGGAGGGCAGCATGGCGGGTTTACCGATGCGGCGCTGAAATGGCTTACGGAGAAATCAAAAGAACTGAATGTTGAGTTTACTGAAATCAATGCTACAAAGGAAATAAATGACGAATACCTCTCGGGGTTTAAACTGATCATCCAATTGGATTACCCTCCTTATTCATGGACCAGGGACGCCGAAAAAGCTTTTATCCGTTACATTGATGAAGGACGCGGAGGATGGATTGGTTTTCACCATGCCACACTGCTCGGAGAGTTTGATGGCTACCCCATGTGGCACTGGTTCTCCGATTTTATGGGAGGAATCCGCTTCGATAATTATATTGCTGCCAAAGCCGATGGGGTAGTCAGGATTGAAGATGCAACACATCCTGTGATGAAAGGCGTCAGCGCGTCGTTTACAATCCCTGATGACGAATGGTACACCTTTGACCGGAGTCCCCGACCCAATGTGCATGTACTGGCCAATGTGGACGAATCGACGTACACACCGGCATCCGGTATCAAAATGGGTGATCACCCTGTCATCTGGACGAATCCCCATAAAGCCGCAAGGAATGTGTATTTCTTAATGGGACATAGCCAGAAGCTTTTCGAATCCAAAGATTTTTCGCTCATGTTTTCCAATGCCATTCGATGGGCATCTGCCGGTGACCCTGACAATATTCCCTATTCTGCGAATTACGCCAGCGCCCCGAGGTTCAAAGCCCTGGTGTATTACAGTGAAGAGGTCGAAGAGGCCCATCGTATTTTTGCCGAACAGGGTGTTGAATTTTTCCACAGGCTGAGCTATGGTGAGGGTTATAATCTGGATGTGACAAAAACCCTTGCAGGTTATACATATGAAAAGCTAAAAGAATATGATATCGTTGTGATGCTGAACAATGCACCTTCGGCACAGGAAGAGCGTGATGCCTTTCAGCAATACATGGAAAACGGCGGAGGATGGATGGGATTTCACGCAGCCGCTTACAACGACAAGGATACTCACTGGCCATGGTTTGTCAATTTCATGGGCGGAGGCGTTTTTTATTGCAACAACTGGCCACCGCAACCGGCCAAGCTGAGTATGGATAATGGCACACATCCGGTCACCAAAAATTTGCCGGGCTCGTTTATAGCCCCCGAAAGTGAATGGTACCAGTGGGATCCGAGTCCCAGGAAGAACCCGGATGTGGAAGTACTGCTTTCCTTGTCACCCGACAATTATCCGATAGGCATTAAGGATGTAGTGAGTTTCGGTGATTGGCCTGTCGTGTGGACGAACCGGAATTACCGGATGATTTACCTGAACATGGGGCATGGAGATGACGAATTTACCGATGCCACACAGAAACTGTTGTTTGTAAATGCTTTCCGGTGGGTGGTGAGCAGGAATAAAAATGGGAATCCGTTTCTGAGGTAA
- a CDS encoding glycoside hydrolase family 97 protein translates to MKQSFFALSCLFILSALILSCSTKPLAVYSPDKTIKVSFTLVDGQPQYSVSKNDKMVINPSAMGFIRRQQTGDNTRYKLLRVETDSAYEKWEQPWGEFRYVEDRHNELRVLLQESGAKKSLLAIHFRVFNDGIGFRYSFPQQNQPDSVVILDELTEFTFPEDHQVWWIPVHSENSYYESLYRKTRISDTDTINTPATFETKDGLYLAIHEANLTDFASMTLRKTGDTQFTSELVPWSNGVKVYAKTPFVSPWRTIVIGEKPGNLVTSTLMLNLNEPCRLDDISWIQPTKYIGIWWGMHLNKYTWAQGPKHGATTENVKKYIDFASENGFGAVLVEGWNEGWDGNWSEDGSKFSFTESYPDFDLGKVTSYGVLKNVRLTGHHETGGAVANYEKQMEDAFALYQKYGVNTVKTGYVNKRLDGKEWHDGQYGVRHYRKVIETAAKYNIMIDNHEPVKGTGLQRTYPNFMTQEGGRGQEWDAWSTDGGNPPSHTTILPFTRMLAGPFDFTPGTFDFNYIVNKGTRVNTTLAKQLALYVIIFSPLQMASDLPENYADNPAFKFLKDVPCNWSDTRVLDAEIGKYVTMARKDRNSEEWYIGSITNEEARNLKIDLGFLTDSLEYKAEIYADGAGANYKTNPDPVAVSTRVVNSQTQLDLGLAAGGGAAIRLLPVQR, encoded by the coding sequence ATGAAACAAAGTTTTTTTGCCCTCTCCTGCCTGTTCATCCTTTCAGCGTTGATTTTATCATGCAGCACCAAACCTTTAGCCGTATATTCACCCGACAAAACCATAAAAGTCAGTTTTACCCTTGTTGATGGCCAGCCGCAGTATTCGGTTTCCAAAAATGATAAGATGGTGATCAATCCTTCAGCCATGGGTTTCATAAGGCGGCAGCAGACCGGCGATAACACCCGGTACAAATTGCTCAGGGTCGAAACCGATTCGGCTTATGAAAAATGGGAACAGCCCTGGGGAGAGTTCAGGTATGTTGAAGACAGGCATAATGAGCTCAGGGTGCTTTTACAGGAATCCGGTGCGAAAAAGAGTCTGCTGGCTATACATTTCCGTGTATTCAATGACGGTATCGGATTCCGGTATTCTTTCCCGCAACAAAACCAACCGGATTCCGTGGTAATCCTCGATGAACTTACTGAATTTACGTTTCCCGAAGATCACCAGGTCTGGTGGATCCCTGTGCATTCAGAAAACAGTTACTATGAAAGCCTGTATCGCAAAACCCGCATCAGTGATACGGATACAATCAATACGCCGGCTACATTTGAAACAAAAGACGGACTATACCTGGCCATTCATGAAGCCAATCTTACTGATTTTGCATCGATGACCCTGAGAAAAACAGGAGATACACAATTTACAAGCGAACTGGTACCCTGGTCAAACGGGGTTAAAGTGTACGCAAAAACACCTTTTGTAAGTCCCTGGCGGACTATTGTCATCGGCGAAAAACCCGGCAACCTGGTTACATCAACCCTTATGCTGAACCTGAATGAACCCTGCAGGCTTGATGATATCTCTTGGATCCAGCCAACCAAATATATCGGCATCTGGTGGGGCATGCACCTGAATAAATACACCTGGGCGCAGGGACCAAAGCACGGGGCAACCACTGAAAATGTGAAGAAGTACATCGATTTTGCGAGCGAGAACGGCTTCGGAGCGGTACTCGTTGAAGGATGGAATGAAGGCTGGGATGGCAACTGGTCGGAAGATGGTTCGAAATTCAGTTTTACAGAAAGCTATCCGGATTTTGATTTGGGAAAAGTCACCTCGTATGGCGTATTGAAAAATGTAAGACTGACAGGCCATCATGAAACCGGTGGTGCTGTGGCCAATTATGAAAAGCAAATGGAGGATGCGTTTGCATTATATCAGAAATATGGCGTGAACACAGTAAAGACAGGGTATGTGAACAAACGCCTCGATGGAAAGGAATGGCATGACGGGCAGTATGGGGTAAGGCATTACAGGAAAGTGATCGAAACGGCGGCTAAATACAACATCATGATCGACAATCATGAACCGGTTAAGGGAACGGGGTTGCAGCGCACATACCCCAATTTCATGACGCAGGAAGGGGGCCGGGGACAGGAATGGGATGCGTGGTCGACCGACGGCGGAAATCCTCCCTCGCATACCACCATTCTTCCATTTACAAGGATGCTGGCAGGACCCTTCGATTTTACACCGGGAACTTTTGATTTCAATTATATTGTAAATAAAGGAACACGGGTTAACACCACACTGGCCAAACAGCTCGCGTTATATGTGATTATTTTCAGTCCGCTACAGATGGCTTCAGATCTGCCTGAGAATTATGCAGATAATCCTGCTTTTAAATTTCTCAAAGATGTTCCCTGCAACTGGTCGGATACCAGGGTGCTGGATGCGGAGATCGGGAAGTATGTCACGATGGCCCGGAAAGACAGAAACAGTGAAGAATGGTATATCGGGAGCATCACCAATGAAGAAGCAAGAAACCTGAAAATTGACCTTGGTTTCCTTACAGACAGCCTGGAATACAAAGCCGAGATCTATGCTGACGGTGCAGGGGCAAATTATAAAACCAACCCGGATCCTGTTGCTGTTTCCACAAGGGTAGTAAATTCACAAACGCAACTCGATCTGGGCCTGGCCGCCGGTGGCGGTGCTGCAATAAGGCTCTTACCGGTACAAAGATGA